CCGACCATGTCGCCCGCGGCGTCCCCCCATCCCCCCTCGAGGCCGGCGGGGTCGCCGGTCCCGGGCTCGCCGTAGACGGCCACGCCCTGATCGAGGCTGGGATCGGCTTCCGCCGGCGCCTCGAGCGGCATCTCGCGTGGCGCCTCCAGCGCCTTCGGCGGCGGCGGCGCGTCGAGGCGGCGCACCTTCATGTTCTTCGGCACCGCCGCCGCGGCCGCGGGCGCCTGCTGGCGGGGCTTCGCCTCGACTTTGGGCGGTTCCGGCTTCGGCGGCGGCGCGACCTCGGGTTTGACCACCTTCTCGACGAATTTCACTTCCACCGGCTCCGGCTCGACGATCATCTTCTTGGTGAAGCTGGCGATCACCAGCACCGCCACGCCGAGCAGGACGTAGAGAATGGACGAGGTGAAGAGCGCCGCCGCCCAGTTGCCGGAGACGTGCTCGATCTCGCCGTAGTGGCCGAATGCCGACGGCTGCTCGCTCTCGTCAGCCATCCCGCCCCTCAGCGGTGCGCGCCAGCCGCATCTCTCTCGCCGGGATCCGTCCCCGGAGCGCCGAGATCACCCCTGTGCCTCCAATGCCAATCCGTCGCGCGCTGGACGCACGCCAAGCCCGCACGACCCGAAGGTCTGAATGCGGCGGACGCTACTCGGCGGAGGTTACGGGAGTGTTACGAGCGGGTGAAAACTGTCGTCAGGCGGGTGCGACCAGCCCGTCGACGGCGCGCCGCAGGGATTCGGGGCAGGGGGCGTCGGGCCAGCGCCAGGTGCTGCGGGCGTGCAGCGATCGCTGGCCGCGGAGACTGAGCTGGCAGTCGGTCTCGAAGCGATCGGCGTCGATGGCGGTGACCCAGACCGCGCCGTCGAGCGCGTCGCCGTAGCGGGCGGCTTCGAAGTATTCGAGGTCGTGCGCCAGCAGCCGCGGCCGAGCGGCGGCCGGCGCGGGATCGAGCGTCCAGCCGCGCGCCGCCAGCGCGTCCCAGACGAACTGCTCGACGAAGACGCTGTACTGGGCATTGTTGACGTGGCTGACGGTGTCGAGGTCGGCGAGCTCGACGCGCCGCGTGCCGCGCGCGGCGGCCGCCGGCGGCGCCACCGCCAGGCTGGGGAGCCGCGGCTGGCTGGCGACGCCACCGGGCATCAGCGCGCGCTGCATCTCGACCGGCGGTTGGACCAGGGCGCCGCGCGCCAGGTCGACGTACACCCAGTCGGTGGTGGCGCTGGCGACGGGGCGGTCGTCGCCGTTGCGCACCTCGTACCGGCGCTGCGAGCGGACGCGGCGGATGTCGGCCACCCACGTGCGCACGGTGAGCGCGTCGCGATAGCGGATGGGCGCCAGCATCTCGACCCGCGTCCGGCGGATGATCCACAGGGTCCCGGCGCGCTCGTACCATTCGAGGTCGTAGCCGACCGCGGTCGAGGCGTCGGATGCCGACTGCCAGAGAAACCGCAGCAGCACCGGCGTGCGCAGCTCGCCGAAGGCGTCGACGTCGAAGATGCGTACGGGGAAGGTGGATTCGTGCATGGCAGCCGAGCGGCGTGGCCGGGTGGCCGCCGGGGCAGTCGCCACGCCCGGTCAGCGGTCACCGATCACTCGATCACTGGTCACCGCCCGACCAGCGACGGGTCGCGGCTCAGATCCTTGGTCATGTTCTTGTGGTGGGCCTCCAGGGTGCCGCCGCCGATCTCCAGCAGCTTGGCGTCGCGCCACAGGCGTTCGACGACGTACTCGCCCATGTAGCCGTAGCCCCCGAGGACCTGGATGGCGCGGTCGGCGATCTCCTTGCCGACGCGGGCGGCGAACAGCTTGGTGCCGTCGGCGTCGAGGCGGTTGCCGTGGCGATCGAGATCGAGCCGGCGCGCCGTCTCGTACACGTAGCAGCGCGCCGCCCGGTACTCGGCGTACGACTCCGCGATGTGGCGCTGGATCTGCCCGTGCTCGCGGATCGGCACCCCGAAGGTCTTGCGCTCGTTGGCGTAGCGCACCATCACCTCGAGGCAGCGGCGGGCGATGCCGAGCGACATCGCCGCCAGGGTCAGCCGCTCGAGCTCGAGGTTGCGCATCATGTGCAGCGTGCTCTGGCCCTCCTCGCCGAGCAGGTGATCGGCGGGCACGCGGCAGCCGTCGAACACCAGCTCCGCGGTCATCGAGGCGCGCACGCCGAGCTTCTCCTTCCAGAGCTGGCCGAGCGAGAAACCGGGCGTGTCCTTCTCGACCAGCAGCGTGCTGATGCTGCGTTCGCCGGTGCGGGCGTAGACCAGGAACAGGTCGCCCAGCGTCTGGTCGTCGACGGCGCCGTTGGTGATGAACGTCTTGCGGCCGGTGATCACGTAGTGGTCGCCGTCGCGCCGCGCCGTGGTGCGCATGCCGAGCACGTCCGTGCCGGCCTCCGGCTCGGTCATGCACATGGCGCCGATCTTGTCGCCGCTGATCGCCGGCGGCAGGAAGCGCTGCCGCTGCGCCGGCGAGGCGTTGCGGCAGAAGTTGTTCACGAAGAGCACGCTGTGGGCGAGGTAGGCGAGGCAGAAGCCGGGGTCGGCGCTCGACAGCGCCTCGTGCACCAGCACCGCCGCGGTGGCGTCGAGCCCGGCGCCGCCGTCGGCCTCGGGCACGGTCAGGCCGAGCAGCCCGAGCTCGCCGCAGCGGCGGAAGAGCCCGCGGTTGAACTTCTCCTCGCGGTTGAAGCGCGCCGCCTGGTCTTCGACCTCCTGGGCGACGAGCTGCCAGACGGTGTCTGCCAGGAGGCGGTGCTCCGGGGTCGGCGCGAAGAGATCGAGCGATCGCCAGGCGTCGTCGTGCCATGCCATCGGCCAGGCGATATCGCGGGCGTTGCGGGGGCGCAATGGCCATGGCGGGGGCCGCGCTTGTCAGCGAACGGCGCGGTGTGCTCTCAAGGGCCAACTCGGGGAGGGGCAGTGAGCGATCTGGCGCGCGACTGGAAGTTGTTCATCGACGGCAGGTGGAGCGACGGCGGGGCCGGCACCTTCGCCGTCATCAATCCGGCGACCGAGGAGACGGTGGCGCAGGCGCCGAACGCGAGCGTCGCCGATGTCGAGCGCGCCATCGCCGCGGCGCGGCGGGCGTTCGACGACGGGCCGTGGCGGCGGACGACGCCGCAGGACCGCGCCCGGGTCATCGAACGGCTGGTGGCGGCCCTGGAGACGCGGCGCGATCGCCTGCGCGAGATTCTCATCGCCACCGCCGGCGCCACCTGGGTGTCGCATCCGATCCAGCTCGACCTGCCGTACCAGCTCCTCGCCAACTACGCCGATCTCGTCCGCTCCTTCCACTTCGAGGAGATGCTGCCGGTGGTGGTGAGCGAGACGCCGATGGGGACCACGGTCAACAACTCGATGGTCTACCACCAGGCGGCGGGCGTCTGCGCCCTGATCCCGACCTGGAACTTCCCGTTCTTCACCACCGTGCAGAAGATCGGTCCGGCGCTCGCCGCCGGCTGCACGATGGTGATCAAGCCGTCGCCGTATGGGCCGCTGGTCGACCTGGTGGTCGCCGAGGCGATCGAGGAATGCGAGCTGCCGCCGGGCGTGGTCAACGTCGTCACCGGCGACGCGCCCGCGCTTGGCGCGGCGCTGGTCGAGAGCCCGCTGGTCGACAAGATCAGCTTCACCGGCAGCGCCGTCACCGGCAAGCGCATCATGGCGGCGGCGGCGCCGACCCTGAAGCGCGTGCACCTCGAGCTGGGCGGCAAGTCGGTGGCGATCGTGCTCGACGACATCGATCTCATGCAGGTGGTGCCGTACGCGTCGTCGCCGGCCTTCTTCCACGCCGGCCAGGGGTGCGCGATGTGCACCCGCTTCATGATCCCGCGCGCCCGCCAGGACGCGGCGGCGGAGAGCTTCGCCGGCTTCCTCGGCGGCATGGTCTCGATCGGCGACCCCGCCGACCCGGGCACCATGCTCGGCCCGGTGATCCGCGAGGAGCGGCGGCAGAAGATCGAGGAGTACATCGCCCTCGGCCACCAGGAGGGGGCGCGCCTGGTGACCGGCGGCGGCCGTCCCGCCGACCGGCCGCGCGGCTACTTCCTGCAGCCGACGGTGTTCGCCGACGTGCGCAACGAGATGCGCATCGCCCGCGAGGAGATCTTCGGTCCGGTGCTCTCGATCCTGCCGTTCGACGACGTCGACCAGGCGGTGCGCATCGCCAACGACTCGCCGTACGGGCTGGGCGGCGCGGTCTACGCCAACGACGTCGCCAAGGCCCTGGCCGTCGCCAAGCAACTGCGCACCGGCACGGTGAACATCAACGCCGCGCTCAACCTCCTCAACCTGCCATTCGGCGGCTTCAAGGAGAGCGGCATCGGTCGCGAGGGCGGCCGCTGGGGCATCGCCGAGTACACCGAGGCGCAGGCGATCGCGTGGAAGTGAGGAGGCGGGCCGTCGCGGCCTCAGGGCGTTCCGCCGTTCGAGTCCGGAGAACGGAATTCGCTCGTCGCCGGGCCCTGGCGGCAACCGCCCGACCGCCGCTGTCTCACGCCGTGCCCGGCTCGTAGGTGATCTTCGAGCGCGGCGGCACGGAGTGGACCAGCCACACGTTGCCGCCGATCACCGAGCCCTCGCCGATGACGGTGTCGCCGCCGAGGATGGTGGCGCCGGAGTAGATCGTCACGTTGTCCGCGATCGTCGGATGGCGCTGGGCGTTGCGCAGCGCGTCCTCGCCGCTGCGCGGGATGCTGAGGGCGCCGAGGGTGACGCCCTGGTAGATCTTGACGTTGCGGCCGATGACGGCCGTCTCGCCGATGACCACGCCGGTGCCGTGGTCGATGAAGAAGCGCTCGCCGATCCGCGCCCCGGGGTGGATGTCGATGCCGGTCTCGCCGTGCGCGTGCTCGGAGATGATGCGCGGGATCATCGGCACGCCGTCGCGATAGAGGCAGTGGGCGACGCGATAGGCGGTGATGGCCTCGATCGCCGGGTAGCTGAAGACGACCTCCTCGACGCTCTTCGCCGCCGGATCGCCGTCGAAGGCGGCGAGCACGTCGCTGTTGAGCAGCCGGCGCAGCTCGGGCAGGGCGCGGAAGAAGCGCAGCACGACCTCCTCCGCCCATTCCGGACCGCGCGCCGCGGGATCCCGGCCCATCGCCTTTTCGTAGGTGAAGACGCGGAAGAGCTGTTCGACCAGGATCTCGTACGCCGGGTAGAGGTGCTCGGCGATGGTGTGGCGCAGGTTGTCGGGCGACAGCGGGCGGGTGCTGTAGAAGCCGAGGTAGATGACCGGCTTGATGTGGTTGAACGCCTCGATCACCGCCCGCTTGTTGGGGAGCGCGGCGCTCTCCAGGCTGTTGATGGATTCCGGGCCGCGGTAGCTGTCGACCACCGCATCGATGGCGGCCTCCAGCGCGGCGAGCTTGCTCAGTGGTCGCGCCATGCGGGGAGAAAACCACAACCGCCGTCCAGGCGCCATGCGGGCGGCGGCCGCTGTCCCCGTCCGGGCCCGGGCGCGGGGCTTTCGTCCGCTGGCGTTCTGCGCTAGCTATCGGCGCGATGGACGACGGACCGAGTAGTCGGACGGACCGCCGCGTCGACCCCCGCCGCCGCTGAGGCTTCGCTCGGCGCGTCGATGGCCGGCGCCAGCACACGCAAAGGCCATGTACGCGCTCAACAGCCTCGTAGGCCCCGAGATCGGGGAGCTGCTCGAACAGCGCCGCTTCGACCGGCTGCGCGCCGCCCTGCTCGAGCTCGAGCCGGCCGACGTCGCCGACCTGGTCGAGGGGCTGGAGCAGGACCAGGCGGCACTGGTCTTCCGGCTGCTGCCGCGCGATCTCGCGACCGACGTCTTCAGCCACCTCGACACCGACCGCCAGCAGAGCCTGATCGCCAGCCTCGGCACGGAGCGGGTGGCGGCGCTGATCAACGAGCTCGACCCGGACGACCGTACGGCGCTGCTCGAGGAGCTGCCGGCCGAGGTGGCGCAGCGCCTGATCGCCCTGCTGACCCCGGCCGAGCGGAGCGTGACCCAGGCGATCCTCGGCTACCCCGAGGAGAGCGTCGGCCGGCTGATGACCCCCGACTACGTGCGGGTCCGCGCCGAGTGGACGATCGCCCGTGCCCTCGAGCACATCCGCCGCTACGGGCGCGACGCCGAGACGGTGAACGTCATCTACGTCATCGACGAGAGCGGCCGTCTCATCGACGACCTCAAGATCCGCCAGTTCCTCTTCGCGGCGCCCGAGCAGACGGTCGAGTCGCTGATGGACCGCAAGTGCGTCGCCCTGTCCGCCACCGACGATCGCGAGGAGGCGGTGCGGCAGATGCAGCACTACGATCTGATCGCGATGCCAGTGGTCGACTCGCGCGGCATCCTGGTCGGCATCGTCACCGCCGACGACGTCGCCGACGTGGCCGAGGAGGAGGCGACCGAGGACATCCAGAAGATGGGCGGCATGGAGGCGCTCGACGCGCCCTATCTCGAGATCGGCATGGGCCGCATGATGCGCAAGCGCGGCGGCTGGCTGAGCGTCCTCTTCGTCAGCGAGATGCTCACCGCCACGGCGCTGGCCTATTTCGAGCACGAGATCGAGCGCGCCGTGGTCCTGGCGTTGTTCATCCCGCTGATCATCTCGAGCGGCGGCAATTCCGGCTCGCAGGCGTGCTCGCTGATCATCCGCGCCATGGCGCTGGGCGAGGTCGGTCTGCGGCAGTGGTGGCGCGTCCTGCGCCGCGAGCTGGCGAGCGGTCTGATGCTCGGCTCGCTGCTCGGGTCGATCGCGCTCATGCGCATCGTGCTCTGGCCGACGCGCGCGACCCTCTACGGCGAGCACTACGTGCTGGTCGCCATGACCGTCGCCTCCAGCGTCATCGGCGTCGTCACCTTCGGCACCATCGCCGGATCGATGCTGCCGTTCATCCTCCGCCGCCTCGGCTTCGACCCGGCCGCGGCGTCCGCCCCCTTCGTCGCCACGCTGGTCGACGTCACCGGGCTGGTGATCTACTTCTCCTGCGCGGCGCTGATCCTGCGCGGCACCCTGCTGTAGGGCGCGGGCGCCGCCGGCGCGGCGCCCGCCCGGGGCTTCAGAAGAAGATTCCCTGCCGCTCGCTCAGGCCGCGGTCGATCATCCCCTGGATGGTGTCGACCACCTTCTGCACCTTGCGGTCGATGACCGCGTCCTCGTCGTCGGGATCGCCCTCGAAGCGCATCGGCTTGCCGAAGTAGATGCGGTACTTGGTCGGCAGGGGCAGCAGGCCGAGCGGTCCGAGCCAGGGCCAGGTGAGGGTGATGGGAAACGACGGCATGCCGAGCAGGCGGCCGAGGCCCGCCAGGTTGGCGATCGCCGGCGCCTGCTCCTCGGAGCCGATCACGGCCACCGGGACGATGGGCGTGCGGGTGGCGAGCGCCAGGCGCATGAAGCCGGAGCCGAAGTGCTGCAGGCGGTAGCGCTCGCTGAACAGCTTGTTCATGCCGCGCACGCCTTCCGGGAAGGCGATCACCGCCTCCTCGCGGCTCAGCAGGTCGGTGCAGTTCTTCGGCGTGCCGACCACCGACCCGGTGCGGCTCATCAGCAGGTTGACGAAGGGGACGGTGGGCAGCCAGTACTCGCCCATGCCGCGGACGATGCGCGGCGGCTCGCGTTCGAGCACCGTCGCGGTGCCGATCATCGCCGCGTCGAGCGCTACCTGGCCGGCGTGATTGGAGATCACCAGGACGCGGCCGTCGGGGATGTGCTCGATGCCGCTCGCCGCGACGCGGAACCAGTAGCGGTAGAGCAGGGTGGTGATGACCAGCGCCTGGCGGGCGACGTCGACGTTCAGCCCCCAGGGATCGTAACCGTACTCGTTGGTCTGGGTCGGCATGCGCCGCAGGCGCGATGCCACCTCGTCGTTGATGTCGCGCACCACGTCGGGCGTGAGCTGTTCCCACAGCTCATCGACCGTCTGGCGCAGGAGGTGGCGCAGGCCGCGGCGCGGCCGGCGCAGCGGCGCCGGCAGGGCGTGCACGACGCGCGGCGGTGGCGCCGGCAGGGCGGCGATGGCGGCGCGGCGCGTCCGGCGCCGGGGTTCCAGCGATTCGACTCGTGCGGCCATGCGTCCTCCGGTGCCGACGCGGCGGTGGCGGGGCGGCGAGGTCATCGGCGCACCGCCGCGAAGGTCTCGCCGAGCGAATAGCGGGGCGTGAAGCCGGTCGCCTCGCGAAAACGGCTGCCGTCGAGGGTGCACTGGTACTTGGCGAAGTCGATGGCGCGCGCCGGAAAGGCATACAGCCCCCAGCGGAACAGCATCGCGATCGCCGAGCGCACCGCCACCTCGGGCAGCGGCAGCGGCGTGCTGCCGACCTCGTCGATGGCGGTGTGCAGGGGCACGGCGCCCGGCCCGACGACGTTGAAGGCGCCGCGCGCGCCGCGCTCGATGGTCAGCACGATCGCCTCCGCCATGTCGTCCTCGTGCACGAACTGCATCATCGGGTTGAAGCCCATCACCGTCGGGACGTAGTCGGCGCGCAGGTAGCGGCCGATGGCGGTGCGCACCGTCGGTCCGAGCACGTTGGTCGGGCGCAGCACGCTGATGGTGATGTCCGGGTAGTGCCAGAGATAGGCGGTGGCGAGCATGTCCATCTCGGCCAGGTCGCGCATCTCGGGGTAGGTGCGGCTCGAATTCAGCGGGAACGCCTCGTCCATGTAGTACGGGTTCTCGGGGAGCGCGCCGTAGACGTAGGAGCTGGAGACGATGACCAGTTGCTTCACGCCATGGGTGATGCCGAAGTCGAGCAGGCGCCGAGTGCCGTTGACGTTCACCTCGTGGCGCAGCGCCGGGTGCGACTTGAAGTGCCGCACCGAGCCGAGGTGCACGATCACCTCCGGCCGCTCGCGTCGGATGACGTCCTCGAACTTGCGCTTCCGCACGTCCGCCATCGCCATGGCGATGCCGCGCGGCCGGTCGTCCCAGGGGTGGATGTCCACCCCCACCACCTCGTAGGGGTGGCGCCGGTGCAGGAGCTTGCGCGCCACCAGCTTGCCCTGGCCGCTGGTGATGCCGGTGATCAGGACCTTGCTCACCCGGACTCTAGTAGTCGATCGCGGCCGGCATGGGAATGCGGTCGGCATCGGCGCCGAGCGGCGCCGGCATGCGGACGCCGCCGCGACCGGGCGCCCCGCCATCGCTCCGGTAACCGTCGCGCGGCTGTTTTTTGCCGCCGGATGCCGCGCCGCGTCGCCCCATTGCGACCCCAGGGCGCTTGACATCTGCTGGCACGGCGGTTGCGAATGTGGCCCGCATGGCAGAACGAGCGCGACCCGGCGCGCCTGGGCGCGGGGAGGGACTGGATGACGAGGCGGTGCTGTTCACGCAGCTCATCCACGATCTGCGGAACCCGCTGGGCATCATCGCCTACTTCGCCGAGGCGCTGCCGGAGGCGGACGAGGGCGAGAAGCGGGATTTCGCCGTCCGGCTGCAACTGAACGCCCGGCGGGCCCTCCAGGTGGTCGAGGAGTTCGCGCTCCTCAACGAGCTGCGCCGGGACCGGGCGGTCACCGACGACAGCGAGTGGGACGGGCGCGCGCTGCTCGAGGAGATCATCGCCGAGGTCGAGGCGCTGGAGCGGCGGCCGGGGGCGATCCGCTGGGACGCCACCGACGGGGCGCGGCTGCGCGGCGACCACGGCCAGCTCGTCTGCGCGCTGCGCGGCGTGCTGCGCGAAACGGTGCGCAGCAGCCCGGGCGAGGGGATCGTGGTCCGACTCAGCGACGACGAGGGCTGCGCGGTGCTGACCCTGACCGTGCCGCTGCGCGTCGACCGCGAGCTCGGCGTGGTGTCGCGCTTCGACGAGGCCGCGCTAACGATCGAGCTGGCGCGCGGCGTCGCGCAGCTCTATGGCGGGACGCTGTCGATCGAGCAGCGCCCCGGCCGCGCCACCCTGGCGCTCGCCCTGCCGCGCTGACGCCGGCGCGGGCCGCGCCCGCGTTCAGTGCGCGGTGGCGTTGTCCTCGAGCATGTTGATGACGTCGCCGTAGCCGTAGGTGCGTTGCAGGATGCGGCGGACGCGCGCCAGCAGCTCGCCGCGGTCGAACGGCTTCGCCAGGTAGTCGTCGGTGCCGGCGAGGAAGCCGCGGGTGCGGTCGACGGGCTCGTCGAGCGAGGTCAGCATCAGCACCGGGACGTCGTGCGTGCGCAGGTCGGCGCGCAGCCGCTGGCAGACGTCGAAGCCGTTGAGCTCGGGCATCATGACGTCGAGCACGATCAGGTCGGGCGGGTCGCTCAGCGCCGCCGCCAGGCCGCTGGCGCCGTTCTCGGCCGTCACCACGTCGAGCGGCAGGCCGCTGCGCTGGAGGAACATGCTGATCAGGTGGCGGAAGTCCGGCTCGTCGTCGATCACCAGGATGCGGTAGCGGGTCGGCAGCGGAGCGCGGGGCGCGTCGTCGTCGTCGAGATCGCGGTAGGTCATGATCGTGGCCACAGCATCCGGATTTCCGGGCCTTTTGCCACACGAAACTGATGGTCGAATGCGAATTCCCGCCCGCCGGGCCGGGGTTGACTGCGTGCTTCCATGCGGCTTGGCTGGCGAGGTGAAATCCCACGCCATGCTGGCGGGGCTGTCGATCGGCGGCGATGCGCCGGTGCGCATCATGGCCGTGCTCAATGTCAGCCCGGAGTCGTTCTACGGCGGCTCGGTGCGCCGCGATCCGGCGGCCCTGCGCGACGCGGCGCGCCGCGCCGTCGACGAGGGGGCGGATCTCATCGACGTCGGGGCGCGCTCGACGGCGCCGTACGGCGCCGTCGCCG
This portion of the bacterium genome encodes:
- a CDS encoding response regulator, producing MTYRDLDDDDAPRAPLPTRYRILVIDDEPDFRHLISMFLQRSGLPLDVVTAENGASGLAAALSDPPDLIVLDVMMPELNGFDVCQRLRADLRTHDVPVLMLTSLDEPVDRTRGFLAGTDDYLAKPFDRGELLARVRRILQRTYGYGDVINMLEDNATAH
- a CDS encoding HAMP domain-containing histidine kinase produces the protein MAERARPGAPGRGEGLDDEAVLFTQLIHDLRNPLGIIAYFAEALPEADEGEKRDFAVRLQLNARRALQVVEEFALLNELRRDRAVTDDSEWDGRALLEEIIAEVEALERRPGAIRWDATDGARLRGDHGQLVCALRGVLRETVRSSPGEGIVVRLSDDEGCAVLTLTVPLRVDRELGVVSRFDEAALTIELARGVAQLYGGTLSIEQRPGRATLALALPR
- a CDS encoding NAD-dependent epimerase/dehydratase family protein, translated to MSKVLITGITSGQGKLVARKLLHRRHPYEVVGVDIHPWDDRPRGIAMAMADVRKRKFEDVIRRERPEVIVHLGSVRHFKSHPALRHEVNVNGTRRLLDFGITHGVKQLVIVSSSYVYGALPENPYYMDEAFPLNSSRTYPEMRDLAEMDMLATAYLWHYPDITISVLRPTNVLGPTVRTAIGRYLRADYVPTVMGFNPMMQFVHEDDMAEAIVLTIERGARGAFNVVGPGAVPLHTAIDEVGSTPLPLPEVAVRSAIAMLFRWGLYAFPARAIDFAKYQCTLDGSRFREATGFTPRYSLGETFAAVRR
- a CDS encoding TonB family protein: MADESEQPSAFGHYGEIEHVSGNWAAALFTSSILYVLLGVAVLVIASFTKKMIVEPEPVEVKFVEKVVKPEVAPPPKPEPPKVEAKPRQQAPAAAAAVPKNMKVRRLDAPPPPKALEAPREMPLEAPAEADPSLDQGVAVYGEPGTGDPAGLEGGWGDAAGDMVGVFEGLPKGAIAPKPRRQNKKPEYPPKALADKIAGVVIVKCVVRADGYLDEVTIAQGDEPFRTFVEKELKKWRYEPGQYQGQAISVRHTIEIRFRLKA
- the mgtE gene encoding magnesium transporter is translated as MYALNSLVGPEIGELLEQRRFDRLRAALLELEPADVADLVEGLEQDQAALVFRLLPRDLATDVFSHLDTDRQQSLIASLGTERVAALINELDPDDRTALLEELPAEVAQRLIALLTPAERSVTQAILGYPEESVGRLMTPDYVRVRAEWTIARALEHIRRYGRDAETVNVIYVIDESGRLIDDLKIRQFLFAAPEQTVESLMDRKCVALSATDDREEAVRQMQHYDLIAMPVVDSRGILVGIVTADDVADVAEEEATEDIQKMGGMEALDAPYLEIGMGRMMRKRGGWLSVLFVSEMLTATALAYFEHEIERAVVLALFIPLIISSGGNSGSQACSLIIRAMALGEVGLRQWWRVLRRELASGLMLGSLLGSIALMRIVLWPTRATLYGEHYVLVAMTVASSVIGVVTFGTIAGSMLPFILRRLGFDPAAASAPFVATLVDVTGLVIYFSCAALILRGTLL
- a CDS encoding acyl-CoA dehydrogenase family protein — protein: MAWHDDAWRSLDLFAPTPEHRLLADTVWQLVAQEVEDQAARFNREEKFNRGLFRRCGELGLLGLTVPEADGGAGLDATAAVLVHEALSSADPGFCLAYLAHSVLFVNNFCRNASPAQRQRFLPPAISGDKIGAMCMTEPEAGTDVLGMRTTARRDGDHYVITGRKTFITNGAVDDQTLGDLFLVYARTGERSISTLLVEKDTPGFSLGQLWKEKLGVRASMTAELVFDGCRVPADHLLGEEGQSTLHMMRNLELERLTLAAMSLGIARRCLEVMVRYANERKTFGVPIREHGQIQRHIAESYAEYRAARCYVYETARRLDLDRHGNRLDADGTKLFAARVGKEIADRAIQVLGGYGYMGEYVVERLWRDAKLLEIGGGTLEAHHKNMTKDLSRDPSLVGR
- a CDS encoding acyltransferase family protein; this encodes MPTQTNEYGYDPWGLNVDVARQALVITTLLYRYWFRVAASGIEHIPDGRVLVISNHAGQVALDAAMIGTATVLEREPPRIVRGMGEYWLPTVPFVNLLMSRTGSVVGTPKNCTDLLSREEAVIAFPEGVRGMNKLFSERYRLQHFGSGFMRLALATRTPIVPVAVIGSEEQAPAIANLAGLGRLLGMPSFPITLTWPWLGPLGLLPLPTKYRIYFGKPMRFEGDPDDEDAVIDRKVQKVVDTIQGMIDRGLSERQGIFF
- a CDS encoding aldehyde dehydrogenase family protein — protein: MSDLARDWKLFIDGRWSDGGAGTFAVINPATEETVAQAPNASVADVERAIAAARRAFDDGPWRRTTPQDRARVIERLVAALETRRDRLREILIATAGATWVSHPIQLDLPYQLLANYADLVRSFHFEEMLPVVVSETPMGTTVNNSMVYHQAAGVCALIPTWNFPFFTTVQKIGPALAAGCTMVIKPSPYGPLVDLVVAEAIEECELPPGVVNVVTGDAPALGAALVESPLVDKISFTGSAVTGKRIMAAAAPTLKRVHLELGGKSVAIVLDDIDLMQVVPYASSPAFFHAGQGCAMCTRFMIPRARQDAAAESFAGFLGGMVSIGDPADPGTMLGPVIREERRQKIEEYIALGHQEGARLVTGGGRPADRPRGYFLQPTVFADVRNEMRIAREEIFGPVLSILPFDDVDQAVRIANDSPYGLGGAVYANDVAKALAVAKQLRTGTVNINAALNLLNLPFGGFKESGIGREGGRWGIAEYTEAQAIAWK
- a CDS encoding serine acetyltransferase; this translates as MAPGRRLWFSPRMARPLSKLAALEAAIDAVVDSYRGPESINSLESAALPNKRAVIEAFNHIKPVIYLGFYSTRPLSPDNLRHTIAEHLYPAYEILVEQLFRVFTYEKAMGRDPAARGPEWAEEVVLRFFRALPELRRLLNSDVLAAFDGDPAAKSVEEVVFSYPAIEAITAYRVAHCLYRDGVPMIPRIISEHAHGETGIDIHPGARIGERFFIDHGTGVVIGETAVIGRNVKIYQGVTLGALSIPRSGEDALRNAQRHPTIADNVTIYSGATILGGDTVIGEGSVIGGNVWLVHSVPPRSKITYEPGTA